The following is a genomic window from Nicotiana tabacum cultivar K326 chromosome 3, ASM71507v2, whole genome shotgun sequence.
GGGGTAGAAGATGAATCGCTCAATAATAGCTAAATCCTGAAGCTTGAGAGTCTTTGAACAAAAAGACCACTTTGATTTCTTCCTTATAACAGATCCAATGAATGGAGCTTACTCTTTCTTAATTTTTGTCAAATACTGAACTGCATGTAAAAACTAGAGTTCATAACAGTGAAATATGCTTTATGTACTACTCTTTTTTGTCTCAATATTGTACAATAGGTTCCAACACTCAAGAGAAAAACACTGAAGCCTTATACAGTTGTAATTATTGTcaatacaacaataataacaaatccAGTATAATCCACTTGTgtggtctggggaaggtagtttgtacgcagacagACCTTACCTccaccttgtgaaggtagagaggttgtttccataGACCCTCATAAATTATTGTCAATATATTAGTTTATTATATAGTTATCTCTTGTGGTTTTCAAACGCTTTTATTTCACCTTAATCTGCCAAAGGCCTGTCTGCTATTaatgacttcttcttcttctttgtttgttTTATGGTATTTGCTGTCAACGATTCTCAACAAAGATTTTACCCCGATGGTAGACATATATTTGTATACATAAAAAATTTACTGGATTTTAAGTCCGGCATCCAGAAGACGAGCTCAATTCATGATCTTCAACCCCAAAGGTGTTTCAAAGATTTATTGGATACTATTCTTCCCTAAACCCTAACGGATACCTATAAAGGGGTACATATTCTCTCAAAGAGACATCTCGAAATTTTATAAATTCATGGAATATTCACAAACTGATCAAAGAtctcaaatattatttttatcaaagTCACTAAAGTGATAAAAAGATCTTCCTTTTCACGAAGATCAAGTACATCCCAAGGAAGTCTACATCATTCTATTTTCGAAAAAATagagagaagaatcaagggaGCAAATAGAGTTGTACCCTCAAAAATTAAACAAtagaattttttatatatatttttaggatTGCAGGTCATTTTTCGCATCTCGCAAATTTGTTGCAAACAATATTATCTAGTTATCCCGTTAGATAATGAAGATGTAAGTTACTCCTTTTTGCAATAAGTCTAATTCCTCTAATCTTTTTGCACCCTACTTATCCAATAAATTCATAttcatattcatatttatatTCATGTTGTGAGGGCCATTAAGCAAAGCGGGGGATTTCTCCTTAAGAGTCTGTTTCCAAAGCTACACAAGAATTGAAATTGGGTGTAATTAAGTGTAATTACACATTTTGGCATATTTGTTTGACCAAGTTATTATTTAGTTAGTGTGGAATTGGGTGTAATTATTACACTCTCCAATTCCATGGGGGAGTAAAGAATTGGGTGTAATTACATGATGCAATTACAAGGCAACCTTTCCAATTCCTTTTTTTCCCTCTTTCAATATTATATTATTGGAAAAAAGATGATAGAAAAACCAAAACATCTCTACTTTACTTTTTCAGTTCTAGCACCGTCTCTGCTCCAGGTAACCTTTTTTTTCCCCTTTTGTATTTCATATTTTCTAAATAGTTGATTCCTATTGAACTATTCTCTAAATAGTTGATTCCTAGTGTTGGAATCTTTACCTTTCAATTTTAGAAGGGTGAAATCTGGGTATAACAATAATTTTAAATTTGGGCAAAAACTTCACAACTAATGCATACAAATACTATTCTTGTCATATTCAGTTTCTATATTGTGTAGTGTATTATAttggaaagagaaaaaaaatatatttgtataAAAAAAGTGGTACTATTTGTGTGTGGAAAGAAATCTTTGTGTTTTCCGTGATTTATACCATTAAATTTTTCCTGATTTATGCCACTAAAATAAAAATGGAGAACCTTAATATATTAGAATATTCACTTTAAAGTAAGTTGCTCATCAGCTCTTGGATAATCAATTATAAATTTTTGTGCAATTATAGATGAGCTTTGTTCATATTCTGCCACGTATATTTTTTACGTCTTGTTCGACTTGATTATGCATATATGAATCTCATAAACATATTGCAGatcatataattatatttatgtaGGATGTTAACTAACCAAACACCTAAGGTTGGAAAACCATACATCAAATGGAGTGAAGTTCAAGACAAACATTTCATCTATTTTATCGCAGAATAAGTTACGTTAGGAAGAATGCAACAAGGAGGCTTAACAACCGAGGGATGGGATGGTGTAGAAAGAGAAATGAATAAGTTATATGGGGACAAATTAGATAAGACGAAAATGAAAAATAGGATGAGAACCTTGAAGAAAACTTATGCTACTATGAAGAGAACGGCGCAACATAGTGGATTTGGGTGGAATGAAGAAACTCGAAAGTTTGATGCTGAAGATGATGTTTGGGAGCAGTACCTTGCAGTGAGGCATActattcttttttccttttatagcTAAAATTTGAGTATGAGTTATTTGTTTCTCTAATTAAGAACATTGGTTATGTTATAGGCTCACCCAAAAGATGCTAAATATAAGACGAAGAAGTTGCTAGATTATAATACGTTGGCTTTGATTTTTGGAGACACTGTCTCTGATGGTAGGAATGGATATGAAGTTAATGATACAGaggattttcaaaataaattttctgCTGAGGAGATAACCGAGGAAAAAATTACTACACCTGCTTCTGAAGATGCGCAGTCTATTGATCATGTATATCTTGATCAAAACATAAGCTTCACGAGTACTGAAACAACTCAATCAACTGGTCAAGATAAGAGAATAGGAAAAGGACGTTTAGCTGAGGAACAAACTTTGGCATCTCATTCCAAAAGAATTAGGAACTCTATTGAGATTAGTTTGGCTAAATCTGTTGATAGATGGACAACCATAGTTGAAGAACAAATAAGGCTACAACATGAACCAAAAAATACTTCTGTGAAGAAATTAATGCCTTTGATAATGGAACTAGAATTGCACGGCGCATGGAATATTCGAGTTATTGATCTCCTTACAAATGAGAGAAATGCTGAATTCTTTGCTGCTATGGCTCCTTCGCTTAGAAAGAAATGGGTTATGCacaaacttgaattatatgattGATGCAGTTAGTGTTGTGTTTTTGTTATTCGGATAAAGTTATAAACTagtatcttattattttttttggattatgtTAACTGTTAGCTGCAGACATGAGCATCTTCTACTTTTGCTTATGCTTTAtatattttatgtgaaaatcatggaTTTTAGTCCATCAATGGACCATCAATGCTTTATAtagcttcttcttattttgttctttttcatTAATTGCTACAATGAGCTCCGTGAACCTACACttatcttatttatttttgaaagcaTTATGTTTTCTCTTATACTATTACAGttgtaaattttaattttttcttgtCATATAGGATGGCAAATGAAGATAAATTCATGATGTTTCTTGCAAAATGTGTGCTTTTAATTAGAATTATTAGAA
Proteins encoded in this region:
- the LOC107765891 gene encoding uncharacterized protein LOC107765891, encoding MQQGGLTTEGWDGVEREMNKLYGDKLDKTKMKNRMRTLKKTYATMKRTAQHSGFGWNEETRKFDAEDDVWEQYLAAHPKDAKYKTKKLLDYNTLALIFGDTVSDGRNGYEVNDTEDFQNKFSAEEITEEKITTPASEDAQSIDHVYLDQNISFTSTETTQSTGQDKRIGKGRLAEEQTLASHSKRIRNSIEISLAKSVDRWTTIVEEQIRLQHEPKNTSVKKLMPLIMELELHGAWNIRVIDLLTNERNAEFFAAMAPSLRKKWVMHKLELYD